One Vanrija pseudolonga chromosome 5, complete sequence genomic window, GTCGCCGgcccgtcttcctcgtcgcctttGTCGTCTACGTCTGCATGCAGGTCGGatgcgcgctcgcgcccaacgtcggcgcgctgctcgcgttCCGTTTCATCGGCGGCACGTTCGCCGCTGCACCGCTCACCAACTCGGGCGCACTGCTCGCCGACATCTGGGACGGAGACCTCCGTGGCCGTGCCATGGCGCTCTTTGGTCTCGCACCGTTCGCTGGCCCGTCCCTCGGCCCCATTATTAGCGGCTTCATCGAGGTCACAAACACCAACTGGCGCTGGATCTACTGGATCCTCACCATCTTCGCCGGTGTTTGCTTTATCTTCGTCCTCTTCACCCTGCCCGAGACGTATGCGCCGATCATTctggccaagaaggccgctcGTCTGCGCAAGGAGACGGGTGACGACCGCTACTACGCGCCGAGTAAGTACATTGCGATGGTGGGCTTGCGCCGCACCCGCTAACACTGCCTCAGTTGAGCGCCAGGAGGTTACGTTCAAGGAGCGTATCAACGACATCCTTTTCAAGCCCTTCATCATGCTTGCCCAGGAGCCCATCCTTCTCGCTATCACCATCTACATGGCTTTCGTCTACGGCGTCGTCTACCTTCTGTTCGAGGCCTTCCCCTTCGTCTTTGTCAAGATCCACCACTTCAACGCGGGCGAGAACGGCCTTGCCTTCCTCGGTTTCTTCACTGGCGGTACCATCTGCACCCTGTTCTACGTCACCGTCATTGACTCGAGGTACCGCAAGTACCTTGCCAGCGTCGCCCCCAatccccccgcccccgagaagcgcctcgagcttTGCATGGGCTGCGCTTGGCTGCTCGTCATCTCCATGTTCTGGTTTGCCTGGACCGCGTACCCCCACATCCACTGGATGTCGCCCGTTCTGGCCGGCGGCCTCATGGGCATCGCCGTCTTCGGCCTGTTCGTCTCGCTGTTCAACTACATCATCGACGTCTACCTCtggtcggccgcctcggccctcgcggccTCGACTGTCGTCCGTTCCGCCTTTGGTGCCGGCTTCCCGCTGTTCGCCACACAGATGTACAACAAGCTCGGCACTCACTGggcctcgtcgctcctcggcTTCATTGCGCTGCTCCTTGCGCCCGTGCCATTCATTTTCTACAAGTATGGCCCTATCCTCCGCGCCAAGTCCAAGTTCACGCCCAAGTTCTAAgcgggcgtgggtgtgggcctcggcgcccaaCCTCCCTCCACTGTACATTGCACTCTCGCATCGAAAACTTATAACAAGAAACACACTACATAGACATGGCATTGATCTGGCTGGGGAGAGTGTAGCTAATAGTGAGGATGATATGCATCATCGTTGCGGAAATGGGCGGGTTGTGAGtgggtgcaggtgcaggtgccACTTGGGTTCAAAGTCCCTCGTGCTGGACGGGAGCAGATTTTTTTGCCACCAACAGTTCCCCGTGGGGTAGGATgagtcgcccgccgcgctcacctGCCTGGATGCAAGTGGATTGCAATCGTCCGTCGACGACCAACATTGTTGATGTCCTTCTTATTCATCGTCGTCTCTATCTCTCTCTGTCTCTCTTTTTACTCTTCTTAACACATAGAACAAtacccccctccccactccCCACTCTAGGGCTCATCGCAACGACAAACGAccaagcgacgacgacgatacCCTCACACAACACCCACAAAGCGGAACCAATCCGCACTACcactcccaccaccaccaccaccacctccacccacccaatGTCCACAGTCTaatcacccacccaccaccaccaaacGTTGCAAACAcaacctcctccaccacccacccattACTACACCTTCCTCACACTTCACCCACCCAGTGGCAACTCCACCCAAGGTCACCATGTCGCAAGGCGTCATTGACCTgcgctcgcccacgcccgacCCTCTCAGTCTGCCTCCTTCCCCCAGCGTCGGCCGCAGCCGCGACTCGTCGTTccgcccgtcgccctcgcgccgctcgaccacTGTGCCTTCCCCCGTCCGCCGaggcgcccccgcccccgctgcaGGGCCTTCTCAGCTGcgcccagccgccgaggtcatcgacctgagcctcgaggacgacgacgatatccagcccctcgctcgcttcgTCCACAACGCCGAGGCTggccccgcgcgcccccgTCACCCACACCTCGAGGCAGAGCGCTTCCGCAACAACATGGCGGGTAAGTCTGATGGCAGTGTAACCAATTTGCGGTGCTTACCGCCTTGTTCAGAAGCTGATGAAGACGATCTTGCAGAGATCGACGCGGCCCTCGCCAGAGCCGCACCCGCGATGGAGCGCTTAGGCGCCGCCTTCGGCATTCGTAACGACCCACCACCGGCAGTCAACCCCCCAAGAGGTATCGGCTTTGGCGGGGCCGTCTTCCGCCGCGGCAACCGCGAGCTGCGCTTCAATCCCAATGGCGCGACTCGCCAGTTCCACATCAACCCTGcggacggcgtcgctgcgcccCCCAACCCtccggccgacgacgctcatatggcgacgcgcagcacggggcgccgcctccgccaaCTCCACCgtctcgtcgaccccgactacgagcccgacgaggccgatggTGATGAGatggccgctgctgccgccgctgtcggAGATCTCGACCGCCTTTACCAGCGACTCCagcgccctcgccccgctccAGTTATGCTAGGCGACTTCTTCCAGTACCCTCTCGGCGGTGGCCTCATGGGCCGCGCACCCCGCGACAACGACGTGCCCACCATTCTTGCCAAGGTGGTCGCCGACACAGTccccgaggcgcgcaagggATTCTCGAGAACAtgggaggccgaggagattgacgCCGACCCGACCGACAAGGCCatccgcgtcgacgaccacggtCGCGTCATCCCACCAACGCCGAAGAAGAACCGCAAGCCGTACCTCTCCTGCGCACACTGCGTCAACGCCCTGCGCGTGTCCTCGGCTCAGCGCGACCCAAAGGACCACGTCTGGGCGCTCCGCTGTGGCCACCTCATCGACCAGCAGTGCCTCCACGAGCTctgcgctgccgccgccgagggtaacggtgacgccgccgcgtctgACGAGCCTGCAgccaagcgccagcgccatTCGCCAAGGAAGTCGAAGCGcaagacggcggcgcgcccgcccccgccagccgAGCATTCGTGGCTGTGCCCCGTCGCCGACTGCAAGCGTGTCcacgtcgcgcagctcgtcgacgggcagTGGACGCAGAAgcagggcgtcggcgccatccAGATTTACGTGTAGAAGGGGAGTGGAGTAGAGTTTACCCAGCGGCCAGTGTCCCGCTGTAGAGTTAGTTGTCCACCACCATGTTGTGTAGTAGTAGACCGAGTCGCGCAAGCAGCGCCCTCTGTAAATAAGTAAGAGCACCATGCATAGGCGTGGCAGGAgatggtgtggtggtgtggtggtggtcgtccCCAGCTTGAGTGGCAAGTCACTCACTGTCGTCAGcgtccgtcgtcgcggcgatTTCaaaggtggaggtgggtcaGCCAACTCGACTCTCAACTACCCACTCGACGATCTcactccaccaccaccacaatggcATCATCATCGTTCCAAACGACCCATCCGCAGCCATTCACgctggccgaggcgcagcagctggaCGTGGGCGTGATCGTGGCgggtgagtgcggcgcgggcagccagccagccagccagccttgCTTGCTTGATTGCTTCCTCCTTCCTTCTCCTTCCCCGCGTCGCTCTCTCTCCGTGTCCAACCAAGCAAGCAACCAAGCAAGCAACCCactcccgcccgccgctcacaccacagaAATCACCCGCCTCCAAAACTCGCTAGCCCACCTCGCGACCTCGCAGGCGGAACTAgcctccttcttggctgaggacgacgaccccgacctgcgcgccgcgtacGATGAGAACGCCGGCGTCATGTGGGTTAGCTTGTTCAAGGTgatgctgacgccgccagcgcgagccAGGAGGAACGCGTCGCCATGCTCCGCCATGTGCTTGAAGGCAAGGTTGGCCGCGAGAGTCTGGGGCATTATGGcatcgcgccggccgacgagacgacgacgacaacagcggccgcgtcggcgcgcgccatggTCGTTGATGacactgccgccgacgacgatgacgccgccgccgccggcctccaCCTGTAGCCATACCAGTACCACATGCATAATATACAACACTGCACACTACCCACACCCCCCTAGAACTTGGACCGGTCCGCGAGTCGCCACTCCTTGAGCGGGCCCCaccagctccagctcgagctgccggcgccagcctcgccgcgcggcgttgcggccccgctgccgcccggTCTGGCCgtgtgctcgtcggcgtccgagtcCTTGTCGCTCTGGTgcgggtcgtcctcgtcctcctcgtcgcccgtgGTCGAGTCAACGTCCTCCCAATTGCCCTCGTGCGTCTCGTGatgctcgagctcctcgggctcgtgaGTCATGGGGATGTTGATCACGCTCGCGGAAGATATCCTTGCACGGCGGCTCCGGCGCGTAGACGaccgcccgtcgtcgccagacTCCTCGGCCAAGAGCTGGTTCGCCCTcagctgccgctgcgcctCGTGCAGCCTGCGCGTGCTCTCGTGGTGCTCGCGCACACCGTACGCGCCCAGGTCCCAGCCTTCTGGAGGCTGCACCGACGTCCCAGCTATTGTCGGcacgcgcgagcggcgctcggcctgctcgaccgcgctgcgccgcgtcgcctcCTCGTGTGCGCGTCGCAGGCGACGGAGGTACACCTGGAACCAGGTGAGCGGGTACGCGAACACTTCTCGTGCTGTCTGCGGCGGGTGGAGTGACGGtgtgcgcgacgtcgacgacgtctcCGAGTTGGAGCTCTGCGGGTGTCCGCCCGagccatcctcggcgcggtcgcgctcgcgctcgtggtgAGGCTcgcggaggcggagcgacCCGAGCTCAATGTCCTCGTGGATGCCGTCGTGGGCGACGTCATGGACGGAAAGGCgaacgtcgtcgacgacgacgtcgtggatgccctcctcgacatcgcggctcggcggggcgggcggcgctgtGGCTGAGCGccggcccgcgccgcgccggcgcgtgccCGACTCGTTGGAGCCAGAGTTGCTCCCGCCGTTGGGGTGCTGCACAAAGTTGGCGATGCCAGTAGCCATACCCATGACCGACGTGGATGCTGTGCGGATCGTCGCGCCCATGCGCCGGTTGGCGGGGGTCTGCGTGCCGTGTGGCGTGTTTGCGCCGGGTGTCTGGGCACTGATGACCCCGTCGCGGTGTGCTCGTCGGGCCGCACGCTTCTTCTTCCGGATGGCGCGCTCCATAATATCCTCGACTTCGCCGATGCccatgccggcgccgacccaccaccaccacccgagCCACGTCTGCCAGAGCACAGCGGCCCAGATGAGGTGTTGAAGCCAGTCGATGCCTTCTTCCTTGACCGCGACGAATGATGACGCGGTGGTGACGaacgcgaggccgagcgcgccaccgccaaacacgcccgtgccgccgtcCAGGCGCCAAGCGCGCTTCCTGTTCACCAAGAAGCCCCAGATACAGAGGGACAGAGTGAAGATGAGCAGGAGCGTCGAGGAGAAGACGTTGCGGATGGcgtcgccaaggtcgacaaCGGTCCGGTTGCTCGACATTGTGCAGAAGAAGAGGCCGGAGGACGCAATGGCCAGCGGGCCCagcgcgaggaagatgagCCGCGCCTCTGTACGCGAAGGATACAGCAGCGTCAAGAACTGGATGTGGGTGAGCTGGGATTGTCAGCGTTGCGTTTCCTCCGCGTCGCTTGCGTACATTCGCAAGACCGTTGCTCAGCGCTTGGAGGAGGTACCATGCGGCGTTTTCCGCCGTGGTCCAGCTATCGCCCGGTATGCTGACGCTGACATAGTCGAGCATGTACGGCCAGTGGTCTGCCTGCGTGGATGCGTGCCGCAGGATGACGCCGATGCGGGTCGCGACGCCGATCAGCACGGATATGATGGAGGCGAGCTGGAGGCCATAGTTGAGCGGTGCGAGGGGGTAGTGGTATTGGGTCGTGACTGGGCAATGTGTTAGTGAGTGACCCAATACTGGCAAGCAAGAAGGGCGGGCACGCACACAGCAGGTGGATCAACAGCACCACCAGGAGCGTCAGCGTGATGCCGCTCACGAGCAGCTGGATCGGGAGCGAGTAGCTGAACGCCGGCTGGTACTGCAGGTacgggtcgtcggcgaggacgatgccCTCGGACATtgcggcgtggtggcggcggcgggcgcctcGCGGTGGTGTCGGGGGTCGTCTGGAGggctcggtgtcggcgctggcgctgaaGTTGTGGGTGGATAACAAAGCGAGATGGAGATTGAGGGCCTGTTCGAGCGGCAACATGCGTGGGTTCattgcagcagcaccaacaaCGGGCTGCGACGGGAGCAAATCTCTGTGGCGTTGAGACCTTGCCTCGGCGAGTGCTAAAAACTACACCCCACTCCAGTCCCTCGACGCCTCGTTGCCCTTGCAAAGCATGACCCCCCTCGCGTACATCTCCCTTGTGAAACGACACAACATTGAGCAAAATAAAGAGCAAAAATCCGAATGTAAACTAGCGATTATGAAACGACTAtctcgcgcctcgcgcagcctACCGCGCTGGCCCTGGCGTCCCTCGCCCGTACActccggctcggcgcggtgtgGTGCCAACGCCGCCCGCTTTCCGCGCGGTGCCACCAACGTTTGCTGACGGCCGTCGTGGTGTGGCAGTGACCGGCGCCACGGAGGCCGCTTTGGCCAGCGTTTCTGGCGTCTGCTggctcgcgtcggccgcaGCAAGCGCACGAAGCATGTGCATTGGGTCGGCGCGTGATGACGGCTGGGCGGATCCAGCGGCCGAGAGCAGCGCCACGGCGTCAGGACCGTCCGAATCTGTCGACGGCAGCTTGCCCGTGTCGTCTTGTGATCGCAAGTCGGCGGCAAGCGACGAGAAGATGCCGTCGAGGAACCGCGTGGCTTGCAGTGAGTACTGCCGTGCTTGGTGTGTGGCCTGGTGAAGCATATCGACCTGGGGTGTGAATTCAACGTCAAAAAGCACTCAACTCACCTCCAATTCCACGTCTGCAAAGTTGCTCGCAGACGCAGCCGCACCGTCCCCatcgcccgccgccatgaCTTCGTCCGACACGCTGAGAGCGCGCTGGAAGAACTCGGCGGCACCAGACACATCTGGCACGGCGTGTTGTCGTGCCGAGGCATTCAAAGTGCTGATCACCTTGGCTTGCATTTCGTTTGCTCGCGCGCCAATCCGTGTCCAGTCGCGATCTTCAGTCTTCATCCTGGCGTGTGTCAGCGAGATGCCTACCATGATGCcacgccccactcaccgCTTGATGACGGCGTTCTCTTTCTCCTGCGTCTTGCGGTTCTCGACATTCCGGGGATGTGGTCGAATGTTGagtgccgaggccgacgcggccgtgctGGAATCGCCAAAGACGTTGGTGTCGACGTTGCCTTTGGCCACGTTGGAAACGAACTCGTCAAacacgtcgccgacgagcttgtcgatctcgtcggcgtctgctgctcgtcgcttCCCCTTGTTTTCGGCCGTGTGCTCGTCCATGGCCCGCTTGGCGCACCACGAGATGAGCCATCGGGCTTTGATGGGCTCTGGGATGCCAGTGTCGATGTGTCGATAGAACTGGTCCGAAGGGACGGAGGAATGGGGGTAGCCTGAGGAGTCAGCACACTCTCGCCTCTCAAGGGCGACCACAGCACTACACGACCACACGACCACACGACCACACgaccacgagctcgacggtACGACCACACGACTGACTCGGTGGCACCACCACACGACCACacgaccacaaccacaaccacaaccacaaccacacaaccacaaccacacgaccacaaccacaaccacaaccacaaccacaaccacacgaccacaaccacacgaccacaaccacacgaccacgaccacaaccacacgaccacaaccacgaccacaaccacgaccacaaccacacgaccacaaccacacgaccacgaccacaaccacacGACCACACCGCCACAACCCCACACCACACGCCGACTCACTTGGTTCGCCGCGGCCAAAGCTCGAGCT contains:
- the TPO3 gene encoding Polyamine transporter 3, whose product is MPESLHTVESTPTQVNTVTNTADETKGQWADVEKTAADHQHTATHEEKHHPHHEKASTKPHQPPTYTGGDGTIPMRSLTRALSTPPAVGLFGGVSPTGQDAEEGLAPARSREEEVERELEREAKGFDPYAVKFEPGEKINPKNWSIAYRWYLTSLGGILVLNSTFSSSAPSGVTVPIMIHFRISEEVAILCISLFVAGYCLGPLVWGPASEIYGRRPVFLVAFVVYVCMQVGCALAPNVGALLAFRFIGGTFAAAPLTNSGALLADIWDGDLRGRAMALFGLAPFAGPSLGPIISGFIEVTNTNWRWIYWILTIFAGVCFIFVLFTLPETYAPIILAKKAARLRKETGDDRYYAPIERQEVTFKERINDILFKPFIMLAQEPILLAITIYMAFVYGVVYLLFEAFPFVFVKIHHFNAGENGLAFLGFFTGGTICTLFYVTVIDSRYRKYLASVAPNPPAPEKRLELCMGCAWLLVISMFWFAWTAYPHIHWMSPVLAGGLMGIAVFGLFVSLFNYIIDVYLWSAASALAASTVVRSAFGAGFPLFATQMYNKLGTHWASSLLGFIALLLAPVPFIFYKYGPILRAKSKFTPKF
- the mis13 gene encoding Kinetochore protein mis13 codes for the protein MANGGLSAKRAAKPAEAEPAKRPRTKKVEDDAAATLDDSLPSSGAQSIFNPKPLAPVPHLSFKRAARPRPSAAPPPSPPGSPPASRAMGPPTSARRPRRSTRPLGDMVVPLPIADTPIISRNRDMRNEMDRRSSLTMRGKRASSSFGRGEPSYPHSSVPSDQFYRHIDTGIPEPIKARWLISWCAKRAMDEHTAENKGKRRAADADEIDKLVGDVFDEFVSNVAKGNVDTNVFGDSSTAASASALNIRPHPRNVENRKTQEKENAVIKRMKTEDRDWTRIGARANEMQAKVISTLNASARQHAVPDVSGAAEFFQRALSVSDEVMAAGDGDGAAASASNFADVELEVDMLHQATHQARQYSLQATRFLDGIFSSLAADLRSQDDTGKLPSTDSDGPDAVALLSAAGSAQPSSRADPMHMLRARRRHHAAMSEGIVLADDPYLQYQPAFSYSLPIQLLVSGITLTLLVVLLIHLLFTTQYHYPLAPLNYGLQLASIISVLIGVATRIGVILRHASTQADHWPYMLDYVSVSIPGDSWTTAENAAWYLLQALSNGLANLTHIQFLTLLYPSRTEARLIFLALGPLAIASSGLFFCTMSSNRTVVDLGDAIRNVFSSTLLLIFTLSLCIWGFLVNRKRAWRLDGGTGVFGGGALGLAFVTTASSFVAVKEEGIDWLQHLIWAAVLWQTWLGWWWWVGAGMGIGEVEDIMERAIRKKKRAARRAHRDGVISAQTPGANTPHGTQTPANRRMGATIRTASTSVMGMATGIANFVQHPNGGSNSGSNESGTRRRGAGRRSATAPPAPPSRDVEEGIHDVVVDDVRLSVHDVAHDGIHEDIELGSLRLREPHHERERDRAEDGSGGHPQSSNSETSSTSRTPSLHPPQTAREVFAYPLTWFQVYLRRLRRAHEEATRRSAVEQAERRSRVPTIAGTSVQPPEGWDLGAYGVREHHESTRRLHEAQRQLRANQLLAEESGDDGRSSTRRSRRARISSASVINIPMTHEPEELEHHETHEGNWEDVDSTTGDEEDEDDPHQSDKDSDADEHTARPGGSGAATPRGEAGAGSSSWSWWGPLKEWRLADRSKF